Proteins encoded in a region of the Onychostoma macrolepis isolate SWU-2019 chromosome 20, ASM1243209v1, whole genome shotgun sequence genome:
- the fam49a gene encoding CYFIP-related Rac1 interactor A isoform X3, with product MGNLLKVLTREIENYPHFFLDFENAQPTDCEREVWNQVNAVLQESESILSGLQAYKGAGQEIRDAIQNPNDMLLQERAWNSVCPLVIRLKKFYAFSLKLEEALQSLLESLTCPPYTPTQHLEREQALAKQFAEILHFTLRFDELKMRIPAIQNDFSYYRRTISRNRLNNMNLDIENEVNNEMANRMSLFYAEATPMLKTLSTATTNFVTENKTLPLENTTDCLSTMASVCKVMLETPEYTSRFNSEDTLLFCMRVMVGVIILYDHVHPNGAFNKSSKIDMKGCIKVLKDQPADNVEGLLNALK from the exons ATGGGTAATCTTCTAAAAGTCCTTACAAGGGAAATAGAGAACTATCCACATTTTTTCCTGGACTTTGAAA ATGCACAACCGACAGACTGTGAGAGAGAGGTGTGGAACCAGGTGAATGCTGTTCTCCAGGAGTCAGAGAGCATCCTGTCCGGCCTGCAAGCCTACAAGGGGGCGGGCCAGGAAATACGAGAT GCAATACAGAATCCTAATGACATGCTCCTTCAGGAGAGGGCGTGGAACTCTGTGTGTCCCCTTGTCATCCGCCTAAAGAAGTTCTATGCTTTTTCATTGAAACTAG AGGAAGCACTGCAGAGCCTTTTGGAGTCTCTGACGTGTCCACCGTACACTCCCACTCAGCACCTGGAGAGGGAGCAGGCCCTCGCTAAACAGTTTGCTGAAATCCTGCATTTCACTCTCCGCTTTGATGAGCTGAAG atgaGGATTCCAGCTATCCAGAATGACTTCAGCTACTACAGAAGAACAATCAGTCGAAACAGATTAAACAACATGAAT cttgatattgaaaatgaGGTCAATAATGAAATGGCAAATAGAATGTCTCTGTTCTATGCTGAAGCCACTCCAATGCTGAAGACCCTGAGCACAGCAACGACAAACTTTGTGACAGAG AATAAGACATTACCTCTTGAGAACACCACAGACTGCCTGAGCACTATGGCAAGTGTATGCAAGGTCATGCTAGAGACACC AGAATACACAAGTCGATTCAACAGTGAAGACACACTTCTGTTTTGTATGAGGGTGATGGTGGGGGTTATTATCCTCTACGATCATGTGCATCCAAACGGTGCCTTCAACAAATCCTCAAAAATCGAT atgaaaggatgcattaaagtcTTAAAAGATCAGCCCGCGGATAATGTTGAAGGTCTCCTTAATGCCCTCAAGTAA
- the fam49a gene encoding CYFIP-related Rac1 interactor A isoform X1, with product MGNLLKVLTCTELDQGPNFFLDFENAQPTDCEREVWNQVNAVLQESESILSGLQAYKGAGQEIRDAIQNPNDMLLQERAWNSVCPLVIRLKKFYAFSLKLEEALQSLLESLTCPPYTPTQHLEREQALAKQFAEILHFTLRFDELKMRIPAIQNDFSYYRRTISRNRLNNMNLDIENEVNNEMANRMSLFYAEATPMLKTLSTATTNFVTENKTLPLENTTDCLSTMASVCKVMLETPEYTSRFNSEDTLLFCMRVMVGVIILYDHVHPNGAFNKSSKIDMKGCIKVLKDQPADNVEGLLNALKFTTKHLNDESTPKNIRTMLQ from the exons ATGGGGAATCTGTTAAAAGTGCTCACTTGCACAGAGCTTGATCAGGGGCCAAACTTTTTCCTTGACTTTGAAA ATGCACAACCGACAGACTGTGAGAGAGAGGTGTGGAACCAGGTGAATGCTGTTCTCCAGGAGTCAGAGAGCATCCTGTCCGGCCTGCAAGCCTACAAGGGGGCGGGCCAGGAAATACGAGAT GCAATACAGAATCCTAATGACATGCTCCTTCAGGAGAGGGCGTGGAACTCTGTGTGTCCCCTTGTCATCCGCCTAAAGAAGTTCTATGCTTTTTCATTGAAACTAG AGGAAGCACTGCAGAGCCTTTTGGAGTCTCTGACGTGTCCACCGTACACTCCCACTCAGCACCTGGAGAGGGAGCAGGCCCTCGCTAAACAGTTTGCTGAAATCCTGCATTTCACTCTCCGCTTTGATGAGCTGAAG atgaGGATTCCAGCTATCCAGAATGACTTCAGCTACTACAGAAGAACAATCAGTCGAAACAGATTAAACAACATGAAT cttgatattgaaaatgaGGTCAATAATGAAATGGCAAATAGAATGTCTCTGTTCTATGCTGAAGCCACTCCAATGCTGAAGACCCTGAGCACAGCAACGACAAACTTTGTGACAGAG AATAAGACATTACCTCTTGAGAACACCACAGACTGCCTGAGCACTATGGCAAGTGTATGCAAGGTCATGCTAGAGACACC AGAATACACAAGTCGATTCAACAGTGAAGACACACTTCTGTTTTGTATGAGGGTGATGGTGGGGGTTATTATCCTCTACGATCATGTGCATCCAAACGGTGCCTTCAACAAATCCTCAAAAATCGAT atgaaaggatgcattaaagtcTTAAAAGATCAGCCCGCGGATAATGTTGAAGGTCTCCTTAATGCCCTCAA GTTCACCACAAAACACCTGAATGATGAGTCCACTCCAAAAAATATCAGAACAATGCTACAGTAA
- the fam49a gene encoding CYFIP-related Rac1 interactor A isoform X2: protein MGNLLKVLTREIENYPHFFLDFENAQPTDCEREVWNQVNAVLQESESILSGLQAYKGAGQEIRDAIQNPNDMLLQERAWNSVCPLVIRLKKFYAFSLKLEEALQSLLESLTCPPYTPTQHLEREQALAKQFAEILHFTLRFDELKMRIPAIQNDFSYYRRTISRNRLNNMNLDIENEVNNEMANRMSLFYAEATPMLKTLSTATTNFVTENKTLPLENTTDCLSTMASVCKVMLETPEYTSRFNSEDTLLFCMRVMVGVIILYDHVHPNGAFNKSSKIDMKGCIKVLKDQPADNVEGLLNALKFTTKHLNDESTPKNIRTMLQ, encoded by the exons ATGGGTAATCTTCTAAAAGTCCTTACAAGGGAAATAGAGAACTATCCACATTTTTTCCTGGACTTTGAAA ATGCACAACCGACAGACTGTGAGAGAGAGGTGTGGAACCAGGTGAATGCTGTTCTCCAGGAGTCAGAGAGCATCCTGTCCGGCCTGCAAGCCTACAAGGGGGCGGGCCAGGAAATACGAGAT GCAATACAGAATCCTAATGACATGCTCCTTCAGGAGAGGGCGTGGAACTCTGTGTGTCCCCTTGTCATCCGCCTAAAGAAGTTCTATGCTTTTTCATTGAAACTAG AGGAAGCACTGCAGAGCCTTTTGGAGTCTCTGACGTGTCCACCGTACACTCCCACTCAGCACCTGGAGAGGGAGCAGGCCCTCGCTAAACAGTTTGCTGAAATCCTGCATTTCACTCTCCGCTTTGATGAGCTGAAG atgaGGATTCCAGCTATCCAGAATGACTTCAGCTACTACAGAAGAACAATCAGTCGAAACAGATTAAACAACATGAAT cttgatattgaaaatgaGGTCAATAATGAAATGGCAAATAGAATGTCTCTGTTCTATGCTGAAGCCACTCCAATGCTGAAGACCCTGAGCACAGCAACGACAAACTTTGTGACAGAG AATAAGACATTACCTCTTGAGAACACCACAGACTGCCTGAGCACTATGGCAAGTGTATGCAAGGTCATGCTAGAGACACC AGAATACACAAGTCGATTCAACAGTGAAGACACACTTCTGTTTTGTATGAGGGTGATGGTGGGGGTTATTATCCTCTACGATCATGTGCATCCAAACGGTGCCTTCAACAAATCCTCAAAAATCGAT atgaaaggatgcattaaagtcTTAAAAGATCAGCCCGCGGATAATGTTGAAGGTCTCCTTAATGCCCTCAA GTTCACCACAAAACACCTGAATGATGAGTCCACTCCAAAAAATATCAGAACAATGCTACAGTAA